The nucleotide window CGCCGGTGCTCCACCCGCCGGCCCGCCACCCGGCGGCCCCACCAGCCCCGCGCCGGACTCCACGACAGACACCACGAGTTCGACGACGGACACCACGAGTCCGACGACAGACCCCGAGAACCCCACTGGAGACACCACATGACGAGCGGCACCATCCGCGTACTCATCGCCGACGACCAGCAGATGGTCCGGCAGGGCTTCACGGTGCTGCTCAACACCCAGCCCGACATGGAGGTGGTCGGCCAGGCGGTCGACGGCCTGGACGCGATCGCGAAGGTGGCCGAACTCGCCCCGGACGTCGTCCTGATGGACATCCGCATGCCCGAGCTCGGCGGCATCGAGGCGACCCGCCGCATCACCGACGAGACCCCGCAGATCAGGGTCCTGGTGCTGACCACCTTCGACCTCGACGAGTACGTGTACGACGCGCTGCGGGCGGGTGCCTCCGGGTTCCTGCTCAAGGACGCGTCGGCCGACCAGCTGGCGGAGGCGGTCAGGATCGTCGCCGCGGGCGACGCGCTGCTCGCGCCGGGGATCACCCGCCGCCTCATCGCCGAGTTCTCCCGGCTGGGCTCCGCACCCCGTGCCCCGCTCAAGCAGCGCGTCGGCGAGCTGACCGAGCGCGAGACCGAGGTCCTGTCCCTCATCGCCCAGGGCCTGTCGAACGCGGAGATCGCCGAGCGGCTGTTCGTCGCCGAGCAGACCGTGAAGACCCACGTGGGCCGCATCCTGGTGAAGCTGGGGCTGCGGGACCGGACGCAGGCGGCGGTGTTCGCGTACGAGTGCGGGCTGGTGCGCCCCACCGGTTACTGACGTCCCGGCCCTGACCTGCCAGGACCCGTAGTACCTGAGAGGGAGGCCGCAGGACCCCTCTCACTGGTGACGACCGCCGTCCCCGTCTCCGCCTACGGTTCGTATGTGACCGAGACGACCCAGACCCAGACGACACCGCCGGCCGGCGGCCGGCCGCGCAGCCCCGAGTTCCAGCTGGCGATGGACGCGTCGCAGGGGCTGCGGCAGGACCTGTTCCAGGACGCCTTCGCCTTCCGTCCGCTCCCGAGGATGCGCGTGGACGGCCCCCTCACGCGACGGCTGCCGCCGCGCCTGCGGGAGCGGGCCACCCGGCTCCCGCACGCCCTGGTGGTGCTGGCCGGCATGATGGCGCTGCTCATCTCCCTCGCGGGCAACGGCGGCGGCGACCTGCCACAGCTCCTGACCGGCCTCCTGGCGCTGGGCGCGGTCTCGCTGACCCTGCTCAGGCCGGTCGGCGCCTTCTGGGTCTCCATGGCGCTGACCCCGGTCATAGCCCTGTTCGGCAGCGACGGGAGCGCCGACTGGCCCTGGCGGCCCGGTGCCTTCGCGACCCACCTGATCGTGCTCACGATCGTGGCGATGCGCACCAGGCCCCGCACCGCGGCCTGGATGTGGGCGTTGACCGCGGCCTACGGCCTCTTCGAGGAGATCCTCTTCAGCGGTGATTCCTACTACACGAACACCATGCCCTTCCTGTTCGTGAGCGCGCTGGCCCTGCTCGTCGTCACGGTGTGGCACGTGCGCCGCGAGGCCGCGCAGAAGGTGACCGCTCAGCAGACGGTGACCGCGCACGAGCGCTCCAGGCGCACCCTCCTCGAGGAGCGCACGACGATCGCCCGGGAGCTGCACGACGTGGTCGCCCACCACATGTCGGTGGTCGCCATCCAGGCGGAGGCCGCGCCGTACCGCGTGGAGAATCCTCCGCCGGAGCTGGAGTACGCCTTCAAGGTGATCAGGGAGAACGCGGTCATAGCGTTGTCCGAGCTGCGCCGGGTCCTGGGCGTCGTACGCGCCGAGGACTACGAGGCCCCGGACGCCCCGCAGCCCAAGCTGGCGGACCTGAACCGCCTCCTGTCGAACGTGCGCGACGCCGGCCTCCAGGTGAACAGCACGGTCACCGGGGCGGTGCGGGAGCTTCCGCAGGGCGTCGAGCTGTCCGCCTACCGCATAGTCCAGGAGGCGCTGAGCAACAGCCTGCGCCACGCGCCGGGCGCATCGGCCGAGGTGGAGGTCAGCTACGTGCTCGGCGGGCTCGGACTGCGCATAGTGAACGGTCCGCCCACCGGGCTGGTCAAGCCGTCACCTGGCGCCGGGCACGGCATCACGGGGATGCGGGAAAGGGTGTCGATGCTGGACGGGGAGATGACGGCGGAGGCGACGGACGACGGCGGTTACGAGGTCGCGGTCTTCCTGCCGGTCAGGTCGGCCGGGGCGACGGAGGACCCGGCATGAGCATCCGGGTACTGATCGCCGACGACCAGATGATGGTCCGTGAGGGGTTCTCGGTGCTGCTCGGCGCGATGCCGGACATCGAGGTCGTCGGCGAGGCGGTCAACGGCCGGGAGGCGGTCGACCGGGTCAGGGAGCTCACACCGGACGTGGTCCTGATGGACATCCGGATGCCCGAGATGAACGGCATCGAGGCGACGCGCGAGATCGTGGCGGCGGACGGTACGGCGAAGGTGCTCGTGCTGACGACGTTCGACCTCGACGAGTACGTGTACCAGGCGCTGCGCGCCGGAGCGTCGGGCTTCCTCCTCAAGGACGCCTCGGCCCGTCAGCTCGCGGACGGGGTGCGGGTGGTGGCGGCCGGCGAGGCCCTGCTGGCCCCCTCGGTGACGAAGCGGCTGATCACGGAGTTCTCGAAGATGTCCCAGGAGCCCCGCTTCCCGGCCACCGCGCACGCGGCGTACGGAGACCTGACGGAGCGCGAGACGGAGGTACTGGTGCTCATCGCCCAGGGCCTGTCCAACGCGGAGATAGCGGGCCGCCTGGTCGTGGCCGAGTCCACTATCAAGACCCACGTGAGCCGCGTCCTGGTGAAACTGGGCCTGAGGGACCGGACGCAGGCAGCGGTCTTCGCCTACGAAGCCAAGCTGGTGACTCCGGGCTGACGTCCTCAGCGGCGCGGGGGCCGCGCACCCCGGCGGAGCCGTGTGAAGAGGAAGACGGCCCTGTTCAGACAGGGGCGCCCCCGGCTAGCGTCCGCTCATGACAGCCATCGACCCCCCGAAGTCCTTCGACCCCTGGGACCAAGCCTTCGTGGAGAACCCGTACCCCGCGTACGCGGACCTCCGCGCACACGGCAGGGTGCACTACTACGAGCCCACGAACCAGTGGCTGATCCCCCACCACACGGACGTGTCGGCGCTGCTGCGCGACCGCCGCCTCGGCCGCACCTACCAGCACCGCTTCACCCACGAGGACTTCGGCCGGACCGCTCCACCCCCGGAGCACGAACCGTTCCACGTGCTCAACGACCACGGCATGCTCGACCTGGAGCCCCCGGACCACACACGCATCAGGCGGCTGGTGTCGAAGGCGTTCACCCCGAGGACGGTGGACCGGCTGCGCCCGTACGTGGACCGGCTGGCGTCCGAGCTGGTCGGTGACCTGGTCGCGGCAGGCGGCGGCGATCTGCTGAAGGACGTCGCCGAGCCCCTCCCGGTGGCGGTGATCGCGGAGATGCTGGGCATCCCGGAGTCCGAGCGGGCCCAGCTGCGGCCCTGGTCGGCGGACATCTGCGGAATGTACGAGCTGAGCCCGTCCGAGGAGACCGCGGAGAAGGCGGTGCGGGCGTCGGTCGAGTTCACGGAGTTCCTGCGGGAGCTGATCGCGGTACGGCGCGAGGAGCACGGCGACGACCTGGTGTCGGGGTTGATCGCCGCCTACGACGAGGGGGACCGGCTCAGTGAGCAGGAGATGATCTCGACGTGCGTACTGCTGCTGAACGCCGGCCACGAGGCGACCGTGAACGCCACGGTGAACGGCTGGTGGGCCCTGTTCCGGCACCCGGAACAGCTGGCGGCGCTGCGCGCCGACCGGGGCCTGGTGGGCACGGCGGTGGAGGAGCTGATGCGGTACGACACCCCGCTGCAGCTGTTCGAGCGCTGGGTGCTGGACGAGATCGAGGTCGACGGGACGGTGATCCCGAGGGGGAGCGAGGTGGCGCTGCTGTTCGGATCCGCCAACCACGATCCGGCGGTGTTCGCCGATCCGGAGACGCTCGACCTGTCCCGCGGGGAGAACCCGCACATCTCCTTCAGCGCGGGGATCCACTACTGCATCGGGGCACCGCTCGCCCGTATCGAGCTGGCGGCCTCCATGGGCGCGTTGCTGGAACAGGCCCCGTCACTCCGCCTGGCGGCCGACCCCCACCGCAAACCGAACTTCGTGATCCGAGGACTGGAGGAACTCCAAGTGGAACTATGACAAACCAGCCTCCTGGTCACCACCTCGCCCCTCCCGCCACCCAGCCTTCAACACCTCCGCCTTCTCCCCTTCGCTCTCCGCTCCCTCAGTCCCCCCGCCTCCCCCAGCCCCTCCGGCGTTTGAGGAGCGGGGGTTCGGGGGCGGAGCCCCTGAGCAGGTGATGGGATCGGGTAGGGGCGGCGGGGGCGACAAACTCCTCGTCCACCCCCTCCCGCCCTCCCGCGCTCCCGCCGCCCTCCCTCTCTCCCTCCCGGAGGAGCCCCGGTCGGCGCCACGGGTCACCTCGGCAAGGTCAGCCCCCACGCCCCCTCCCGCACCACCCACGTCCGCGTCCGCACGGGCCCGCCCACCACCGCGTCCGCCCGGTAGCGGAAGTCCGCCCCGGACACGGTGATCGTCCGGGCCACGGCCTCCAGCGGCGCGGCCGACGCGCCGACGGAGGCGGGCCGGACCACGACCCGTGCCCTGCCCCCGCCACCACCCCCGCCGCCCCCGCCCCTGCCTTCGCCGTCCCCCGTGGTGATCGACACGGCCGCCACGGGCTGGTCCAGATCGACGAGGGTGCGACCGTCGACCTCGATCCGCAACCGCGTGGGCCCGGGCGCGGAGGGCGCCGCACCCCGGACGGGACGCGCGGCGAGCGTACGGACGAGAGATCGGCAGGTGTGCAGCCAGTGGTGGTGATGGTGCCGGTGACCCCCGTCCGCCGAGGAACCGGCACTCCGGGCACCCCAAGCACCCCCGGCACCCCAGGCATCCCCGGCGCTCCCGCCGTCCCCGGAACCGGCATGAGCGCCCGGATCATCCGCATCCCGGCCCAGCGGCGGAATCCGCAGCGCGCCGAGCACCACCCCGTCGCTGTCGTCCACCAGCAGGTCGAGCCGCCGTTCGGAGCCGTCGAGCACGGCGCGGGCCGCCGCGACGGCCCCCAGGGGCACCCCGAGGGCCCGTGCGAGCGCCACGGCGCCGTCGTCCACGCCCACCGGCACCAGGGACAGCGCGCATCCGGCCAGCTCGCGCCGCCGGTGCAGGAGGGACACGGCACGCAGCAGCGCCCGGTCGTCCCCGATCACGACGGGCCGCCGCGACCCCCTCCGGGCCAGTGCCCGGTCGAATTCCTCGGGCCCGTCGGGGAGGCACACTTTCGTCGTCGCACCCGCACTGAGCACGTCTTTTGCGATCCGTACCGCCTCACCGTCACCGTGACGGGCGACCGGGTCGATGACCACCAGGAGCTGGTCGGAAGTCGCCACCTCGGTCATGCCTCGCTTCCTCGGGTAGCATCTTTGTGCAAGAGCCCCTTGCGCGATTGCGCCAGGGGCTTCGTCTATTCCGGGGCATCCGGTCCGACGGTCGCGGCCAAAGATGGTCGCGGGCGTACGCAGCCATACCAGAAGCGGCAGCGTACGTCCCCGACCTTGGACATGCCCCGCCCGGAAGGGGTGTACGCGCGTGCCCGCACTTGTGCTGCTCGGTGCTCAGTGGGGTGACGAAGGCAAGGGAAAGGCCACCGACCTGCTCGGTGGTTCCGTGGACTATGTGGTGCGCTACCAAGGCGGCAACAACGCCGGCCACACGGTAGTCGTGGGTGATCAGAAGTACGCCCTCCACCTCCTCCCTTCCGGAATCCTCTCGCCGGGGTGCACCCCGGTCATCGGTAACGGAGTCGTTGTCGACCCGTCGGTCCTGTTCTCCGAGCTGAACGGACTGAACGAGCGAGGCGTCGACACGTCCAAGCTCCTCATCAGCGGAAACGCGCACATCATCACGCCGTACAACGTGACGGTGGACAAGGTGACGGAACGCTTCCTCGGCAAGCGGAAGATCGGCACCACCGGCCGGGGCATCGGCCCGACCTACGCCGACAAGATCAACCGCGTCGGGATCCGCGTCCAGGACCTGTACGACGAGTCGATCCTGACGCAGAAGGTCGAGGCGGCCCTCGACGGCAAGAACCAGCTCCTCACCAAGGTCTTCAACCGCCGCGCCATCGAGACCGACCAGGTCGTCGAGGAGCTGCTGACCTACGCGGAGAAGCTGCGCCCGTACGTCGCCGACACCGTCCTGGTGCTCAACAAGGCGCTCGACGACGACAAGGTGGTCCTCTTCGAGGGCGGCCAGGGCACGCTGCTGGACATCGATCACGGCACGTACCCCTTCGTGACGTCGTCGAACCCCACCGCGGGCGGCGCCTGCACGGGTTCGGGCGTCGGCCCGACGAAGATCAGCCGCGTGATCGGCATCCTGAAGGCGTACACGACGCGGGTCGGGGCGGGTCCGTTCCCCACCGAGCTGTTCGACGAGGACGGCGAGGCGCTGCGCCGGATCGGCCACGAGCGCGGTGTCACCACCGGCCGTGACCGCCGCTGCGGATGGTTCGACGCGGTCATCGCCCGGTACGCGACGCGCGTCAACGGCCTGACCGACTTCTTCCTCACCAAGCTCGACGTCCTCACCGGCTGGGAGCAGATCCCGGTCTGCGTGGCGTACGAGATCGACGGCAGGCGCGTCGAGGAGCTGCCGTACTCGCAGAGCGACTTCCACCACGCGAAGCCGGTCTACGAGACCCTGCCCGGCTGGTCGGAGGACATCACGAAGGCCAAGACCTTCGCCGACCTGCCGAAGAACGCCCAGGCGTACGTGAAGGCGCTGGAGGAGATGTCCGGCGCCCCGATCTCCGCCATCGGCGTCGGCCCGGGCCGCACGGAGACGATCGAGATCAACTCGTTCCTGAAGTAGACGGCGGGACCAGGACATCCGTGCCCCCGACCGGCTCCGGCCGGCCGGGGGCACGGCCTGTCACGGGACCCGCGGCCCGGTACCGGGCCTAGCTGAAGATGATCATCGAGCCCTGGGCCAGGCTGCGGGTCGCCGCCGCGTGCAGGCCCAGCCAGACGTGCCGCTCCCGGGCGAACGGGCTGTCGTCGAAGGGCGCGGGCGCGGCCGGCTCCTCCAGCTCCGTGGGGGCCGCCGGCGGCCGGGGCGGGACCGGCGGGTTCGCCGGGTCGATGCCGATCGACGGCGCGACGAACTCCAGCTCGCGCAGCAGCACCTGGGAGGATCCCAACGGGCCGCCGCCGGCGAGCAGTTCGTCGTTCGACAGGGGATGCGGGAAGTCCACCGGGACGTACGCGCCCGCGTGGTCGTAGTGCCAGACCAGGTGGGACTGCCGGGCCGTCGTGTCGAACATCTCCAGCAGCTGCTCGTAGTCGCCGCCCAGTTCGCCGACCGGGGTCACCGGCAGCTGGCACACCTGCAGGAGGTACGCGCGGCGCAGGAAGTGCAGTGCGTCGTAGTCGAAGCCCGCGACCGGCGCCACGTCGCCGGAGAGCCCCGGCATGTACGCGTACACCGGTACCGGCGGTAGTCCGGCCTCGCCCAGCGTCTTGTCGTAGAGCGCGAGTTCCTCGGCGAAGGGGTTGTCGGGGGTGTGGCACAACACGTCGACGAGCGGGACCAGCCACAGGTCACAGGCCAACTGAGAGCTCCTCGTTCAGCACGGTGGTCAAGGCAGCGTAATGGGTGGGGGCGCGGTCGGTCCCCCCTGTGCGGGTCGGATACCCCACACCCGCCGGCCCATCTGCCCGCCCTGCCGCCGGCTCATCTGCCCGCTCCGCAGTCGGCCCACCTGCCCGCTCCGTTGCCGATTCGCGGCCCTCAGCCCTGCGACAGCACTTCGATCAGGGTCAGCGAGTGGGTGTTGTACGCCGCGACGATGTCGTGCGCGGCCGGGGCGTCCCGGCGCGTGAGGGCGTCCACGAGGTCCGTGTGCCCGGCCCACAGGTGGCCCCGCAGATCCTCCAGCCGGCGCAGGTGCTGGACCGCGCACACCCAGGACTGGACGCGCAGCCGGTGCAGGAAGTCGGCGAGGTAGGGGTTGCCGAACAGGTTGCTCAGTTCGCGCCAGAAGCGCAGGTCGTAGCCGATGAGGATGTTCAGGTCACCGGCCGTGGCGGCCCGCTGCGCCTCCTCGCCGCGGCGGCGCACCCCGGCGAGCGCGGCGGCGGTGCGCGGGTCGTCTGCGCGGGTGGCGAGCGCGGCGCGGGCTCCCTTGGTGGTCGCGCCGGTCGCGTCCAGCAGCCCGTGGAAGATGCTCTCCGTGACCAGCGTGCGGGCCTCGATCATGCCCCGGTAGTCGTTCAGCGAGTACTCGTGGACATGGAACCCGCGGTGCTGGTCGGCGTCCAGGAGGCCCTGGGCCGACAGGTCGACCAGGGCCTCACGGACGGGGGTCGCGGAGACGCCGTACTGCTCGGCGATCTCCTTGACCGTGAACTCCTTGCCCGGCTGCAGACGCCCGGCGAGCACCTCGTCGCGCAGCGCGTCCGCGATCTGCTGCCGCAGGGTGCTGCGCGTGACGGCGCCATTGCCGCTGCCGGTGCCGGGCATCGTCCGGGTCCTTCCTCCAACGGATAAGTACTCGCTCATGTCTACGAGCCAGTCACCTTACGCGTTCGACGAAGGGCCGACGGGTTTGTGCGACACCCCCGTCAAGAGGTGTGTTCGTCGGCCACGGAGAGGGCTTCGTCGAGCGCGGCCAGGCCCTCCTTGGCCTCCGTCTCCGTGATGGTGCACGGCGGTACGACGTGGGTGCGGTTCATGTTGACGAAGGGCCACAGACCGTGTGCCTTCGCGGCGGCGGCGAAGGCGGCCATCGGGGCGTTCGCCTCGCCCACCGGGTTGTACGGGACGAGGGGCTCGCGGGTCTCCGCGTCCCGTACGAGCTCCAGGGCCCAGAAGACTCCGGTGCCGCGCACCTCGCCGACGCTCGGGTGGCGCCGCGCCAGCTCGCGCAGTCCGGGTCCGAGGACGTCCTCGCCGATCCGGGCGGCCTGCTCGACGATCCCCTCCTCCTCCATCACGTTCAGGGTGGCGACGGCGGCGGCGCAGGCGAGCGGGTGCCCGGAGTAGGTGAGACCGCCGGGGTACGGGCGGCGGGCGAACGTGTCCGCG belongs to Streptomyces sp. V3I8 and includes:
- a CDS encoding response regulator transcription factor yields the protein MTSGTIRVLIADDQQMVRQGFTVLLNTQPDMEVVGQAVDGLDAIAKVAELAPDVVLMDIRMPELGGIEATRRITDETPQIRVLVLTTFDLDEYVYDALRAGASGFLLKDASADQLAEAVRIVAAGDALLAPGITRRLIAEFSRLGSAPRAPLKQRVGELTERETEVLSLIAQGLSNAEIAERLFVAEQTVKTHVGRILVKLGLRDRTQAAVFAYECGLVRPTGY
- a CDS encoding sensor histidine kinase yields the protein MTTAVPVSAYGSYVTETTQTQTTPPAGGRPRSPEFQLAMDASQGLRQDLFQDAFAFRPLPRMRVDGPLTRRLPPRLRERATRLPHALVVLAGMMALLISLAGNGGGDLPQLLTGLLALGAVSLTLLRPVGAFWVSMALTPVIALFGSDGSADWPWRPGAFATHLIVLTIVAMRTRPRTAAWMWALTAAYGLFEEILFSGDSYYTNTMPFLFVSALALLVVTVWHVRREAAQKVTAQQTVTAHERSRRTLLEERTTIARELHDVVAHHMSVVAIQAEAAPYRVENPPPELEYAFKVIRENAVIALSELRRVLGVVRAEDYEAPDAPQPKLADLNRLLSNVRDAGLQVNSTVTGAVRELPQGVELSAYRIVQEALSNSLRHAPGASAEVEVSYVLGGLGLRIVNGPPTGLVKPSPGAGHGITGMRERVSMLDGEMTAEATDDGGYEVAVFLPVRSAGATEDPA
- a CDS encoding response regulator transcription factor; this translates as MSIRVLIADDQMMVREGFSVLLGAMPDIEVVGEAVNGREAVDRVRELTPDVVLMDIRMPEMNGIEATREIVAADGTAKVLVLTTFDLDEYVYQALRAGASGFLLKDASARQLADGVRVVAAGEALLAPSVTKRLITEFSKMSQEPRFPATAHAAYGDLTERETEVLVLIAQGLSNAEIAGRLVVAESTIKTHVSRVLVKLGLRDRTQAAVFAYEAKLVTPG
- a CDS encoding cytochrome P450 translates to MTAIDPPKSFDPWDQAFVENPYPAYADLRAHGRVHYYEPTNQWLIPHHTDVSALLRDRRLGRTYQHRFTHEDFGRTAPPPEHEPFHVLNDHGMLDLEPPDHTRIRRLVSKAFTPRTVDRLRPYVDRLASELVGDLVAAGGGDLLKDVAEPLPVAVIAEMLGIPESERAQLRPWSADICGMYELSPSEETAEKAVRASVEFTEFLRELIAVRREEHGDDLVSGLIAAYDEGDRLSEQEMISTCVLLLNAGHEATVNATVNGWWALFRHPEQLAALRADRGLVGTAVEELMRYDTPLQLFERWVLDEIEVDGTVIPRGSEVALLFGSANHDPAVFADPETLDLSRGENPHISFSAGIHYCIGAPLARIELAASMGALLEQAPSLRLAADPHRKPNFVIRGLEELQVEL
- a CDS encoding diacylglycerol kinase translates to MTEVATSDQLLVVIDPVARHGDGEAVRIAKDVLSAGATTKVCLPDGPEEFDRALARRGSRRPVVIGDDRALLRAVSLLHRRRELAGCALSLVPVGVDDGAVALARALGVPLGAVAAARAVLDGSERRLDLLVDDSDGVVLGALRIPPLGRDADDPGAHAGSGDGGSAGDAWGAGGAWGARSAGSSADGGHRHHHHHWLHTCRSLVRTLAARPVRGAAPSAPGPTRLRIEVDGRTLVDLDQPVAAVSITTGDGEGRGGGGGGGGGGRARVVVRPASVGASAAPLEAVARTITVSGADFRYRADAVVGGPVRTRTWVVREGAWGLTLPR
- a CDS encoding adenylosuccinate synthase is translated as MPALVLLGAQWGDEGKGKATDLLGGSVDYVVRYQGGNNAGHTVVVGDQKYALHLLPSGILSPGCTPVIGNGVVVDPSVLFSELNGLNERGVDTSKLLISGNAHIITPYNVTVDKVTERFLGKRKIGTTGRGIGPTYADKINRVGIRVQDLYDESILTQKVEAALDGKNQLLTKVFNRRAIETDQVVEELLTYAEKLRPYVADTVLVLNKALDDDKVVLFEGGQGTLLDIDHGTYPFVTSSNPTAGGACTGSGVGPTKISRVIGILKAYTTRVGAGPFPTELFDEDGEALRRIGHERGVTTGRDRRCGWFDAVIARYATRVNGLTDFFLTKLDVLTGWEQIPVCVAYEIDGRRVEELPYSQSDFHHAKPVYETLPGWSEDITKAKTFADLPKNAQAYVKALEEMSGAPISAIGVGPGRTETIEINSFLK
- a CDS encoding GntR family transcriptional regulator, translated to MPGTGSGNGAVTRSTLRQQIADALRDEVLAGRLQPGKEFTVKEIAEQYGVSATPVREALVDLSAQGLLDADQHRGFHVHEYSLNDYRGMIEARTLVTESIFHGLLDATGATTKGARAALATRADDPRTAAALAGVRRRGEEAQRAATAGDLNILIGYDLRFWRELSNLFGNPYLADFLHRLRVQSWVCAVQHLRRLEDLRGHLWAGHTDLVDALTRRDAPAAHDIVAAYNTHSLTLIEVLSQG